Proteins from a genomic interval of Chryseobacterium indologenes:
- a CDS encoding ligase-associated DNA damage response exonuclease produces MKLITFTKKGIYCPQGKFYIDPWRPVDMAVITHGHADHARWGMKKYLCHHFTKPILHQRISPDIECQSLEYGEKINMNGVQLSLHPAGHIIGSAQIRLEYKGYVAVISGDYKVQEDGLSTPFELVKCNEFVTESTFGLPIYNWLEVPDLNKKLQNWVLKNKENNKTSVFIGYSLGKAQRIMKAVEGLGQIYVHYSIGKLNEAFEAVGVALPEYTVADFRERPKETQHEIVIVPPALLDSNIIKKIPDPATAICSGWMQVRGARRWRSADAGFAMSDHADWKGLLQTVKATEAELVHVTHGQTEVFSKYLNEIGIRSDVVETLFGEDEEEAEKETLETPEP; encoded by the coding sequence TTGAAATTAATCACATTTACTAAAAAAGGAATTTACTGTCCTCAGGGGAAATTTTATATAGACCCCTGGAGACCTGTAGACATGGCCGTCATTACCCACGGACACGCTGATCATGCCCGGTGGGGAATGAAAAAATATCTTTGCCATCATTTTACAAAACCTATTTTGCATCAACGCATAAGCCCGGATATTGAATGCCAGAGTCTTGAATATGGAGAGAAAATCAATATGAATGGTGTACAATTGTCATTGCATCCTGCAGGTCATATTATTGGCTCGGCCCAGATAAGATTGGAATATAAAGGTTATGTAGCTGTTATCTCAGGTGATTACAAAGTCCAGGAAGATGGTTTAAGCACTCCGTTTGAACTGGTGAAATGCAATGAGTTTGTCACTGAAAGTACCTTTGGACTTCCTATTTACAACTGGCTTGAAGTTCCGGATTTAAATAAGAAACTTCAAAACTGGGTATTAAAAAATAAAGAAAACAATAAAACATCCGTCTTTATCGGCTATTCTTTAGGAAAAGCACAGCGAATTATGAAAGCGGTGGAAGGTTTGGGACAAATCTATGTCCACTATTCTATCGGAAAATTAAACGAAGCATTTGAGGCGGTGGGAGTTGCCCTTCCGGAATATACCGTCGCGGATTTCAGGGAACGCCCCAAAGAAACGCAACATGAAATAGTGATAGTACCGCCGGCTCTGCTGGACAGCAATATTATCAAGAAAATTCCAGATCCGGCAACAGCAATCTGTTCAGGTTGGATGCAGGTGCGCGGTGCACGAAGATGGCGAAGCGCTGACGCCGGATTTGCCATGAGTGACCATGCCGACTGGAAAGGATTATTGCAAACGGTAAAAGCCACAGAAGCAGAGCTTGTACATGTGACCCATGGGCAGACAGAGGTTTTTTCCAAGTATCTGAATGAAATAGGAATTCGGTCGGATGTGGTGGAAACTCTCTTTGGCGAAGATGAGGAAGAAGCTGAAAAGGAAACCTTAGAAACCCCGGAACCATGA
- a CDS encoding SDR family oxidoreductase, whose product MNKTILITGAASGFGKIAAFDLAKKGHKVIATAQVYPQMSDLIREAKELGIDLTVDKLDVTNSTDIAYILKKYDIDILISNAGIMEGGPIAEQPIELIRSMFDVNVFGGLELAQGFVKKFIEQKKAGKIVFTTSMGGLWTVPYVAAYCASKHAMEAIAEGLKTELAPFNIKIATCNPGVFGTGFNDRGVDSIFRWYDPAINFTPESAFDGAAESLAHQLDPQSMAEVIVNVALDENSNFRNVHPKETEDFVKQLQAEAWTAKS is encoded by the coding sequence ATGAATAAAACAATTCTGATTACAGGAGCAGCAAGTGGATTCGGAAAGATTGCCGCTTTCGATCTTGCTAAGAAAGGGCATAAAGTAATTGCCACTGCACAGGTTTATCCTCAAATGAGTGATCTGATCCGTGAAGCCAAAGAACTGGGAATCGACCTGACCGTTGATAAACTTGATGTAACCAATTCCACAGATATTGCTTATATCTTGAAAAAGTATGACATTGATATTTTAATAAGCAATGCAGGAATTATGGAAGGAGGGCCTATAGCCGAACAACCAATAGAATTAATCCGTTCCATGTTTGATGTCAACGTATTTGGGGGACTGGAACTGGCTCAGGGTTTTGTTAAAAAATTTATTGAACAGAAAAAAGCCGGTAAGATTGTGTTTACCACATCGATGGGAGGTCTCTGGACGGTACCTTATGTTGCTGCTTATTGTGCTTCAAAACATGCGATGGAAGCTATTGCCGAGGGTTTAAAAACGGAACTCGCCCCTTTTAATATCAAAATCGCGACCTGCAATCCGGGAGTATTCGGTACAGGTTTCAATGATAGAGGGGTAGATTCCATATTCCGTTGGTATGATCCTGCTATCAATTTCACACCTGAATCAGCCTTTGATGGCGCTGCAGAATCTCTTGCCCATCAGCTTGATCCACAATCTATGGCAGAGGTCATTGTAAATGTAGCATTGGATGAAAACAGCAACTTCAGAAATGTGCATCCGAAGGAAACAGAGGATTTTGTAAAACAACTTCAGGCAGAAGCCTGGACTGCAAAAAGCTAA
- a CDS encoding heme-binding protein, which yields MDLSYDLAQKALQSAVEKAKSLGIPVSIAVVDKGGHIVAFARLDSVYGVIEFAIKKARTAAMFGVDSDMMGSIVAGAEMHGYGMINSNDGLLTIAGGVVIKDYDGKIMGAIASSGGSPGQDKEIASAGASVIA from the coding sequence ATGGATTTAAGCTATGATCTCGCACAAAAGGCACTGCAATCTGCAGTAGAAAAAGCAAAATCACTGGGAATTCCGGTAAGTATCGCCGTGGTAGATAAAGGAGGCCACATAGTTGCTTTCGCAAGGCTCGACAGCGTGTATGGAGTGATAGAATTTGCGATAAAAAAAGCCCGTACAGCCGCTATGTTTGGAGTTGACAGTGATATGATGGGAAGTATTGTTGCCGGAGCAGAAATGCACGGATACGGTATGATTAACTCGAATGACGGTCTTTTAACCATCGCAGGCGGTGTGGTGATTAAAGATTATGATGGAAAAATCATGGGTGCTATTGCGTCTTCCGGCGGAAGTCCCGGACAGGATAAAGAAATTGCTTCAGCAGGAGCGTCTGTTATCGCTTAA
- a CDS encoding helix-turn-helix transcriptional regulator: MEKTSEIIFDKLVYSCAFESYKGHEEFIPDHFLGFQLSGETHAFHEQGKTVIKENTVVLVRKNQLIRTIKYPAKNEKYQFLSITLDDETLRQYSAENKIVTDAAFSDNRRLFFESDDFFKAYFTSLIPYVYKMKEVPPRLAVLKVKEAIELLLETDPDVKNLLFDFSEPHKIDLKEFMNKNFMFNVSTEAFARLTGRSLSGFKRDFNKIFNMSPKQWLKERRLKEAYYLIKNKNQKPSDIYLDLGFENLSHFYYSFKQKYGITTTEV, translated from the coding sequence ATGGAAAAGACTTCTGAAATCATATTTGACAAGCTGGTATATTCTTGTGCTTTTGAATCTTACAAAGGGCATGAGGAGTTCATTCCTGATCATTTTTTAGGATTTCAGCTGTCGGGAGAAACGCATGCTTTTCATGAGCAGGGTAAAACTGTAATTAAAGAAAATACTGTGGTTCTGGTCAGGAAAAATCAACTGATCAGGACCATAAAGTATCCTGCGAAAAATGAAAAATACCAGTTTCTTTCTATTACACTGGATGATGAAACCCTGAGGCAATATTCGGCGGAAAATAAAATTGTGACGGACGCGGCGTTTTCGGATAACCGACGGCTATTTTTTGAATCTGATGATTTTTTTAAAGCCTATTTTACGTCACTTATCCCGTATGTGTATAAAATGAAGGAAGTTCCTCCAAGGTTAGCCGTTTTAAAGGTAAAAGAAGCTATAGAACTTCTTCTTGAGACTGATCCTGATGTCAAAAATCTCCTGTTTGATTTTTCGGAACCTCATAAGATTGATTTGAAGGAATTTATGAACAAAAACTTCATGTTTAATGTATCAACAGAAGCTTTTGCAAGATTAACGGGTCGCAGCCTGTCAGGTTTTAAAAGGGATTTTAATAAGATATTCAATATGAGTCCTAAACAATGGTTGAAAGAAAGGAGGCTGAAGGAAGCCTATTATCTAATCAAAAACAAGAATCAAAAGCCTTCAGATATTTATCTTGATCTGGGATTTGAAAATTTGTCTCACTTCTATTATTCATTCAAGCAGAAGTACGGAATCACCACTACAGAGGTATAA
- a CDS encoding DNA-binding protein, which produces MEIQNLRGNSWSARKVDSIYIVSVDNQSNIVETLTDFIRNQDIYAGEVTGIGAVSEATLRFFNPATKDYVDKTFNEQMEVTNISGNVSEIAGRQTLHLHITLGRADYTALAGHLLEAKINGAGEFIFYPLPTKVIKIKNENIGINFYDFEK; this is translated from the coding sequence ATGGAAATACAGAATCTTAGAGGAAATAGCTGGTCAGCAAGAAAGGTTGATTCTATTTACATCGTAAGTGTTGACAATCAGTCAAATATTGTTGAAACTTTAACGGATTTTATCCGGAACCAGGATATTTATGCCGGGGAAGTTACCGGAATAGGTGCCGTGAGCGAAGCTACTCTCCGTTTTTTTAATCCTGCCACAAAAGACTATGTCGATAAGACTTTCAATGAGCAAATGGAGGTTACCAACATATCCGGAAATGTTTCTGAGATCGCGGGCCGGCAAACCCTTCATCTGCACATTACCCTTGGAAGAGCAGATTATACAGCCCTGGCCGGTCACCTTCTGGAAGCCAAAATCAATGGCGCAGGTGAATTTATTTTTTATCCGCTGCCTACAAAAGTTATAAAAATAAAGAATGAAAATATCGGGATCAATTTCTATGATTTTGAAAAATAG
- a CDS encoding chloramphenicol acetyltransferase, producing MKIVDIEQWNRREHFEFFSKMASPYLGITTEVDCTKAYETAKTQGYSFFAYYYHKSMVAVNTVDELKLRIIDGKVILFDIVHAGSTIGRPDGTFGFSFTHFSEDFEIFNAELQKEIKEVHESSGLRLSNERLGKNHIRHTTIPWNSFTSILHPTDFNNGESVPKISFGKFSVREGKKWLPVSVEAHHGLADGIHLAKYLEEFQRQLDL from the coding sequence ATGAAGATTGTAGATATTGAGCAATGGAACAGAAGGGAGCATTTTGAATTTTTCTCTAAAATGGCAAGCCCCTATTTGGGTATTACCACAGAAGTAGATTGTACCAAAGCTTACGAGACGGCGAAAACACAAGGTTATTCCTTCTTTGCCTATTATTATCATAAATCGATGGTTGCCGTGAATACCGTTGATGAATTGAAACTCAGAATTATCGATGGCAAGGTCATTTTGTTTGATATCGTACATGCAGGAAGTACGATCGGCAGGCCGGATGGCACTTTTGGTTTTTCATTTACCCATTTTTCGGAGGATTTTGAAATTTTCAATGCAGAACTACAGAAAGAAATAAAAGAAGTGCACGAATCATCGGGACTTCGTTTGAGCAATGAAAGGCTAGGGAAGAACCACATAAGACATACTACTATTCCATGGAATTCTTTTACGTCCATCCTTCATCCTACAGATTTCAATAACGGCGAATCGGTTCCGAAGATCTCTTTTGGTAAATTCAGTGTCCGGGAAGGAAAAAAGTGGCTTCCTGTCTCTGTCGAAGCTCACCATGGATTGGCAGACGGTATCCATCTGGCAAAATACCTGGAAGAATTCCAGCGACAACTAGATCTGTAG
- a CDS encoding MBL fold metallo-hydrolase, whose protein sequence is MKIIPLKEGNFSASKTKDFSLLTDESFDTVKGIKMSVQPFLIITENDYILLDAGIGWKNQDGTSVVSGILHKENINPGQITKLLFSHLHKDHIDGAVQVTDEGFEATFPNAKMYIQRRELDFALENKGNPSFDFDVLEKLIALPNIIWMDEDQGQITNEISYEVVGGHTPFMQVFWIRENGETVFYGADDLPQSSYLKYHVAYKSDFDGRKAMELRLKWEKEAAQDRWKILLYHDLDQAVIEA, encoded by the coding sequence ATGAAAATTATTCCGCTTAAAGAAGGCAATTTCTCCGCAAGCAAAACCAAAGATTTTAGCCTTTTAACAGATGAAAGCTTTGATACGGTAAAAGGGATAAAAATGTCTGTACAGCCCTTTCTTATCATTACTGAAAATGATTATATTCTCCTGGATGCAGGTATTGGCTGGAAAAATCAAGACGGTACATCTGTCGTTTCCGGAATTCTCCACAAAGAAAACATCAATCCCGGCCAGATCACAAAACTGTTATTTTCTCATCTCCATAAAGATCATATTGACGGTGCAGTTCAGGTGACGGATGAAGGTTTTGAAGCTACCTTTCCCAATGCCAAAATGTACATCCAAAGACGTGAACTTGATTTTGCTCTGGAAAACAAAGGCAATCCTTCATTTGATTTTGATGTTCTGGAAAAACTTATTGCCTTACCCAATATCATCTGGATGGATGAAGATCAGGGACAAATTACTAACGAGATTTCATATGAAGTGGTTGGCGGACATACGCCTTTTATGCAGGTTTTCTGGATCAGAGAAAACGGTGAAACGGTATTCTACGGAGCCGATGATCTTCCGCAATCTTCCTATTTAAAATATCATGTAGCTTATAAAAGTGATTTTGACGGCAGAAAAGCAATGGAATTAAGGCTCAAATGGGAAAAAGAAGCGGCCCAAGACCGCTGGAAAATACTTCTTTATCATGATTTGGATCAGGCTGTAATTGAAGCCTAA
- a CDS encoding NUDIX hydrolase, whose protein sequence is MNDLDSQKQLLKRSVEAKDIFIPHISADPVVFGFDKNELKVLLAKMHYKKQWLLPGGYVGRDEDLDEAVIRILKSRAGVTNVFLEEFAVFGKKNRSEFYFEDFDDSLFQKQRFISVGYYALSNSSEINPVADEISEICEWVYLKQLPEIDLAMDHREIIEKALLTLREKISYKPIGYNLLPEKFTLPELQKLYEAILGRELNRGNFYRKIKNLGILKKLEEQRRGGAHKSPDLYSFDQENYTKALENGLNSW, encoded by the coding sequence ATGAATGATCTAGATTCACAAAAACAGCTTCTCAAAAGATCTGTGGAGGCAAAAGATATTTTCATTCCACATATTTCTGCCGACCCGGTGGTTTTCGGATTTGATAAAAATGAGTTAAAAGTATTGCTTGCCAAAATGCACTATAAAAAACAATGGCTTTTACCCGGTGGCTATGTGGGAAGAGATGAAGATCTGGACGAGGCTGTGATAAGAATTTTAAAATCGAGAGCCGGTGTTACGAATGTTTTTCTTGAGGAATTCGCAGTTTTTGGGAAGAAAAACCGGAGTGAATTTTATTTTGAGGATTTTGATGACAGCCTGTTTCAGAAGCAGCGATTCATTTCGGTGGGATATTATGCCTTGTCAAATTCTTCAGAAATCAATCCGGTGGCTGATGAAATCAGTGAAATATGTGAATGGGTATATCTGAAGCAGCTTCCGGAAATTGATCTGGCGATGGATCATCGGGAAATTATAGAAAAAGCCCTCCTTACCTTACGGGAAAAAATTTCATACAAACCTATTGGTTACAATTTACTTCCTGAAAAATTCACCCTTCCGGAACTGCAAAAACTTTATGAAGCCATTTTAGGAAGAGAACTTAACCGCGGAAACTTTTACCGGAAAATTAAAAATCTGGGAATCCTTAAAAAACTAGAAGAACAAAGACGTGGCGGAGCCCACAAATCTCCCGACCTCTACTCTTTCGATCAGGAAAATTATACAAAAGCACTGGAAAACGGCCTGAATAGCTGGTAA
- a CDS encoding MFS transporter, whose translation MQVNSTHISRAVIWLMAIISGLVVANNYYNQPLLALISEDLNVSETAASRISVLTQIGYALGLLLIVPLGDKFYRKKLILIDLILVFGALLWMTFATELWMLYAASLLIGATSVIPQLFVPIAAELSSDKEKSGNIGLVMSGLLLGILLSRFVGGIVGEVWGWRAMFGIAAGLMVFVWLAVYKMLPELHPNFKGTYKELMQSVAHLARTQPILQLAAFRGAMAFGSMCALFTTLVFHMEKPPFNAGSSVVGSFGLAGAVGALAAAKVGKLQKYFDINRIILYSLLIVIGSWGFTYFAGETYWGLIVGVILVDLGVQSSHIMNQTNYFLIKSNAVNRLNTVYMVAYFIGGSLGTWLASIAWQKAQWTGVCFIGALFGVLALIAHILFAQKVNKS comes from the coding sequence ATGCAGGTAAATTCTACCCATATTTCACGGGCTGTAATCTGGCTGATGGCCATTATTTCAGGTCTCGTTGTCGCCAACAATTATTACAACCAGCCTTTACTGGCCCTTATTTCAGAAGATCTGAACGTTTCTGAAACTGCTGCCAGCAGGATCTCTGTACTTACACAAATCGGCTATGCCTTAGGATTATTATTAATTGTACCTCTAGGCGATAAATTTTACCGTAAAAAATTAATTCTCATTGATCTAATTCTTGTTTTTGGAGCTCTGTTATGGATGACATTTGCCACTGAGCTCTGGATGTTATACGCCGCAAGCCTATTAATTGGGGCTACTTCAGTGATTCCTCAGCTGTTTGTTCCGATTGCTGCAGAACTCTCTTCGGATAAAGAAAAATCCGGGAATATCGGTCTTGTGATGTCAGGATTATTGCTGGGCATTCTGCTGTCCCGTTTTGTAGGAGGAATTGTAGGTGAAGTATGGGGATGGAGGGCCATGTTCGGAATAGCCGCGGGGCTAATGGTTTTCGTTTGGCTCGCCGTTTATAAAATGCTTCCGGAACTGCACCCAAATTTTAAAGGAACGTATAAAGAATTGATGCAATCTGTCGCCCATCTGGCCAGAACACAACCTATTCTCCAACTGGCAGCTTTCCGTGGGGCAATGGCCTTTGGATCGATGTGTGCATTGTTTACCACATTGGTTTTCCATATGGAGAAACCTCCTTTTAATGCGGGTTCTTCTGTGGTGGGAAGTTTTGGATTAGCAGGAGCGGTTGGAGCCTTAGCTGCTGCTAAAGTAGGCAAATTGCAAAAATACTTTGATATCAACCGGATTATCCTTTACTCTTTACTCATCGTGATTGGAAGCTGGGGCTTTACTTATTTTGCAGGAGAGACCTATTGGGGACTGATTGTAGGCGTAATCCTGGTAGACCTTGGAGTACAGTCAAGTCATATTATGAATCAGACCAATTATTTTCTTATAAAATCTAATGCTGTGAACCGGTTGAATACCGTTTATATGGTAGCATACTTTATTGGTGGATCTCTTGGAACTTGGCTGGCTTCAATAGCCTGGCAAAAAGCCCAATGGACGGGAGTTTGCTTTATAGGAGCCCTATTTGGAGTTCTGGCCCTGATTGCTCATATATTGTTTGCTCAAAAGGTCAATAAATCCTGA
- a CDS encoding helix-turn-helix transcriptional regulator, producing MGRIKKSSTNNINRQYIHECDLIYAVCKIGGRWKLLILDKLKVEKLRFSELRKSISGITERMFTLQLRELEKEGLVKRTVYALIPLRVDNELTEMVRELIPIWKLLSECGGKHSDLIQISEALEEKSF from the coding sequence GTGGGTAGAATAAAAAAGAGTTCGACAAACAATATCAACAGACAGTATATTCATGAATGTGACCTTATCTATGCAGTATGCAAAATAGGCGGAAGGTGGAAGCTGCTGATTCTGGATAAGTTAAAGGTTGAAAAACTACGGTTCAGCGAGTTGAGAAAATCAATATCAGGAATTACAGAAAGGATGTTCACCTTACAGTTAAGGGAACTTGAAAAAGAAGGTTTGGTAAAAAGAACAGTGTACGCATTGATTCCTCTTCGGGTAGATAATGAACTTACAGAGATGGTAAGAGAGCTTATTCCAATATGGAAGCTGTTGAGCGAATGCGGAGGAAAACACAGTGATTTAATCCAGATTTCGGAAGCTTTAGAAGAAAAATCTTTTTAA
- a CDS encoding DMT family transporter, whose protein sequence is MRESTRAGILWMAISTLLYVLQEAILKNLTLSIDIFNIVLFRNIFGLLFFLPLLIQGRFKGLRIVNKKMILLRAIFGFGAMASYIYALKNGAFLMIGSISLLVPLITAFLVPILLKENIPSRLKVVFILSLIAAIFITFGKQHLKQSFNLGIIFVFISMFYNAGIFIIIKLLTKSESNFTISVWMSITQIMFSLPFSFISLEWPQGLNIMWLAIAGILAALGQITMAQALRVSDTTTMVSSSFLRFVWVFLLSIFFFNETPNLFEIIGALILVSVNIMAMYNNK, encoded by the coding sequence ATGAGAGAGAGTACGCGTGCTGGTATATTATGGATGGCTATTTCAACTCTTTTATATGTACTCCAAGAAGCTATTCTAAAAAATCTCACATTAAGTATAGATATATTTAATATAGTTCTGTTTCGAAACATTTTTGGTCTTCTATTTTTCCTACCCTTATTAATACAAGGAAGATTTAAAGGATTAAGAATTGTCAATAAAAAAATGATATTACTTCGAGCAATATTTGGATTTGGAGCAATGGCTAGTTATATTTATGCACTGAAAAATGGAGCCTTTCTTATGATTGGCTCTATTAGTCTTCTAGTCCCATTGATTACTGCTTTTTTAGTTCCAATACTACTTAAAGAAAATATTCCGTCTCGTTTAAAGGTTGTATTTATTTTATCACTTATAGCGGCTATATTTATCACTTTCGGAAAACAACATCTGAAGCAAAGTTTCAATCTTGGGATTATTTTTGTTTTTATATCAATGTTTTATAATGCTGGCATCTTTATTATTATTAAACTTTTGACAAAAAGTGAATCAAACTTTACTATTAGTGTATGGATGAGTATTACACAAATAATGTTTTCTTTACCATTTTCATTTATTTCGTTGGAATGGCCACAAGGCTTAAATATTATGTGGCTAGCTATAGCAGGAATTTTAGCCGCTTTAGGTCAAATAACTATGGCTCAAGCATTAAGGGTTAGTGATACTACTACTATGGTTTCATCATCATTTTTAAGATTTGTTTGGGTTTTCTTACTAAGTATATTCTTTTTTAATGAAACGCCTAATTTATTTGAGATAATAGGAGCCTTGATTCTAGTTTCAGTGAACATTATGGCTATGTACAATAATAAATAA
- a CDS encoding TauD/TfdA family dioxygenase, producing the protein MTKVDNINVSFIKMEKIGVQASAIDLKKIKPEDLISIKEELSKEGFILFRNQALDDKDLISLGKQVGNGRLEASAFSVNHGKAIKEVGYITNLKRPDGSPLGNSLNTTDFWHSDQEFRENPASIGILFCLIPPEKEGQTSFVSTSMSLVKKNKIKKLQGLWSTREPAVVHDNAPRLTVSHPTILQNPYTKMEFVYVSENTIDFRDTHNAKKEINKYDILQDLLTSDKIYSHDWQSGDIILYDNAQLLHRREKYEGIRFLKSLKIYPDDKYNTSIPGKVIS; encoded by the coding sequence ATGACAAAAGTTGATAATATTAATGTATCATTCATTAAAATGGAAAAAATAGGTGTTCAAGCAAGTGCTATAGATCTAAAAAAGATCAAGCCCGAAGATCTTATTAGTATAAAAGAAGAGTTATCAAAAGAAGGTTTTATTTTATTTAGAAACCAAGCCCTTGATGATAAAGATCTTATTTCATTGGGCAAACAAGTTGGAAATGGTAGGCTTGAAGCTTCTGCTTTTTCTGTTAATCATGGAAAAGCAATCAAAGAAGTAGGATATATTACTAACTTAAAGCGTCCTGATGGGAGCCCTCTGGGAAATTCCTTAAATACAACAGATTTTTGGCATTCTGATCAAGAATTCAGAGAAAACCCAGCATCTATAGGTATTTTATTTTGTTTAATCCCCCCGGAGAAGGAAGGACAAACAAGCTTTGTAAGTACATCTATGTCTCTTGTAAAAAAAAATAAAATAAAAAAACTTCAAGGATTATGGAGTACAAGAGAACCTGCTGTTGTTCATGATAACGCACCCAGACTTACAGTCTCTCATCCTACAATACTACAAAATCCTTATACTAAAATGGAATTTGTTTATGTAAGTGAAAATACTATCGATTTCAGGGATACTCATAATGCAAAAAAAGAAATAAACAAATATGATATTTTACAAGATTTATTGACTTCTGATAAAATATATTCACATGATTGGCAATCGGGTGATATAATATTATATGACAACGCGCAGTTGTTGCACCGTAGAGAGAAATATGAAGGAATAAGGTTTCTAAAATCCCTTAAAATATATCCAGATGATAAATATAATACTTCAATTCCTGGAAAGGTTATTTCTTAA
- a CDS encoding DsbA family oxidoreductase, protein MKIEIWSDVMCPFCYIGKNNFEQALEKLPFKDQVEVEWKSFQLDPTLEADKTQDTFQYFREKKGFPETQASQMLNQVTQMGKDAGIDFNFEKALITNTFKAHKLLHLAKKYNKSNEMEEALFIAHFIDGKNVGDSNVLVSLAEKLGINKEEAIKAVSSDELDYQVNQDILEARNNGISGVPFFILNGKYAVSGAQPVAVFEDALQQTYKESVSPLKDLSGSNGTSCDADGCSI, encoded by the coding sequence ATGAAAATAGAAATATGGTCGGACGTTATGTGTCCGTTTTGTTATATCGGAAAAAATAATTTTGAACAGGCATTAGAAAAATTACCATTCAAAGACCAGGTAGAAGTAGAGTGGAAGAGCTTTCAGCTGGACCCAACATTAGAAGCGGATAAAACTCAGGATACCTTTCAGTATTTCAGAGAAAAAAAAGGATTTCCGGAAACTCAGGCTTCCCAAATGCTGAACCAGGTGACGCAGATGGGGAAAGATGCAGGGATTGATTTCAATTTTGAAAAAGCTTTGATCACCAATACATTCAAGGCCCATAAATTACTTCATCTTGCCAAAAAGTATAATAAATCAAACGAAATGGAAGAAGCTTTATTCATCGCTCATTTCATTGATGGTAAAAATGTAGGTGATAGTAATGTTTTGGTTTCTCTTGCCGAAAAATTAGGGATCAACAAAGAAGAAGCAATAAAGGCAGTAAGTTCTGACGAACTGGATTACCAAGTGAATCAGGATATTCTTGAAGCAAGAAACAATGGTATTTCAGGAGTTCCTTTTTTCATTCTGAATGGAAAATATGCGGTTTCCGGAGCCCAGCCCGTTGCTGTATTTGAAGATGCCCTTCAGCAAACCTATAAAGAAAGTGTAAGTCCGCTTAAGGACCTTTCCGGTAGCAATGGCACTTCATGCGATGCTGACGGATGCAGTATTTAA
- a CDS encoding nucleosidase, which translates to MIKINHETQYPIADTLFVFALDSEAGTVFDDKNKLITGIGKVNAAIELTKEIHTRKPKLIVNLGSAGSKGFQKGEVVCCTKFIQRDMDVRGLGFKLYETPLSGVPPVLEYGLMIDVLKEGICGSGDSFEMNHSETDYNIVDMEAYPLALIAQKENIPFLCLKYISDDAGSDAADDWSVQVHLASEAFKKILFS; encoded by the coding sequence ATGATAAAAATTAATCACGAAACACAATATCCTATAGCAGATACTCTTTTTGTTTTCGCTTTAGATTCTGAAGCAGGAACTGTATTTGACGATAAAAATAAATTAATTACTGGTATCGGAAAGGTAAATGCTGCCATCGAATTAACCAAAGAGATCCATACAAGAAAACCAAAACTGATTGTGAATTTAGGATCTGCAGGAAGTAAGGGCTTTCAAAAAGGAGAAGTAGTATGTTGTACCAAATTCATCCAGAGAGATATGGATGTAAGAGGACTGGGATTTAAACTTTATGAAACTCCGCTTTCCGGTGTACCGCCGGTACTGGAATATGGACTGATGATTGATGTTTTGAAAGAAGGGATCTGCGGTAGCGGTGATAGTTTTGAAATGAACCATTCCGAAACGGATTACAATATTGTAGACATGGAGGCCTATCCGTTGGCACTGATCGCTCAAAAAGAGAATATTCCGTTTTTATGTTTGAAATACATCTCTGATGATGCAGGAAGTGACGCAGCAGATGATTGGAGTGTGCAGGTACACCTGGCTTCAGAAGCCTTTAAAAAAATATTATTTTCATAA